The Nitrospirota bacterium genome window below encodes:
- a CDS encoding Hsp20/alpha crystallin family protein — translation MTLVRWDPFRDLEDVSSQLNWMFRRPALPQTNGANKETMIVADWVPSVDVSETEGEYQIKAEIPDVKKEDVKVTVEDGVLTIQGERKYEKEEKGKKYHRVERSYGSFIRSFTLPDLVDEEGVKAEFKDGVLNLQLPKSVKTKPKAIEVKVD, via the coding sequence ATGACACTCGTACGGTGGGATCCGTTTCGTGACCTTGAAGATGTATCGAGTCAGTTGAATTGGATGTTTCGGCGTCCGGCTTTGCCTCAGACGAATGGCGCCAACAAGGAGACCATGATCGTGGCCGACTGGGTGCCTTCCGTAGACGTCAGCGAAACGGAAGGGGAGTATCAGATCAAAGCGGAAATCCCTGACGTAAAGAAAGAGGATGTGAAGGTGACGGTCGAAGACGGAGTCCTCACGATTCAGGGTGAGCGCAAATATGAGAAGGAAGAGAAGGGCAAAAAATACCATCGGGTAGAGCGCTCCTACGGCAGCTTCATCAGAAGCTTCACCTTGCCCGATCTCGTGGATGAGGAGGGGGTGAAGGCGGAATTCAAGGATGGAGTCCTGAATCTTCAGCTGCCCAAGTCCGTAAAGACAAAACCGAAAGCGATCGAAGTCAAAGTCGACTAA
- a CDS encoding class II fumarate hydratase yields MKKTRTQSSPATRIERDTMGELAVPITAYYGVQTARAIENFPISSLRFPRAMIRAMGMLKRAAATVNQSLGLLDKKPADAITKAATEVVEGQLDAEFPVDIFQTGSGTSTNMNTNEVISNRATELLGGVRGSKLVHPNDHVNLGQSSNDVIPTAIHIAAGEMMERQLIPALTCLHKALARKAKEFDKIVKIGRTHLQDATPVRLGQEFGGYARQIELSIQRVRRAQDALSEVALGGTAVGTGLNCHPKFASKVMAIISKETGCTFKEAKNHFEAQSAQDSLVEASGELKTIAGSLMKIANDIRWLGSGPRCGLGEINLPETQPGSSIMPGKVNPVIAESVTMVCAQVIGNDVTVTVGGQAANFELIVMLPVMAYNLFQSIELLSTASNNFAVKCIDGIKANEERCRSLIEESLAMCTALAPEIGYEAAAKLAKDAYKSGKTVRQMAKEQKVLSEKRLTRLLDPWRMTEPGGPVGSAGG; encoded by the coding sequence ATGAAGAAGACCAGGACTCAGTCATCCCCTGCGACCAGAATTGAACGAGATACCATGGGCGAGCTGGCTGTGCCGATCACAGCCTATTATGGTGTGCAGACCGCCCGCGCCATCGAAAACTTCCCCATCAGCTCTTTGCGGTTTCCCCGCGCCATGATCCGGGCGATGGGGATGCTCAAACGGGCCGCCGCGACCGTCAACCAGTCCCTGGGCCTCCTCGACAAGAAACCGGCCGATGCGATCACCAAGGCCGCAACTGAAGTGGTCGAGGGCCAACTCGACGCCGAGTTCCCCGTGGACATTTTTCAAACCGGTTCCGGCACCTCGACGAACATGAACACCAACGAGGTAATTTCAAACCGCGCGACCGAACTGTTGGGCGGAGTGCGCGGCAGCAAGCTGGTGCATCCCAACGACCACGTCAATCTGGGCCAGTCCAGCAACGATGTCATTCCTACGGCGATTCATATCGCCGCCGGGGAGATGATGGAGCGGCAGCTCATTCCAGCCCTCACCTGCTTACACAAGGCGCTGGCCCGCAAAGCCAAGGAGTTCGACAAGATCGTCAAGATCGGCCGCACCCATTTGCAGGATGCGACGCCGGTGCGCTTAGGCCAGGAATTCGGCGGCTATGCCAGGCAAATCGAATTAAGCATTCAACGGGTCCGGCGCGCGCAAGACGCCCTCAGCGAAGTCGCGCTCGGCGGCACCGCAGTCGGCACAGGGCTCAATTGCCATCCGAAGTTCGCCTCCAAGGTCATGGCCATCATTTCAAAAGAAACCGGCTGTACCTTCAAGGAAGCAAAGAACCACTTTGAAGCACAGTCCGCTCAGGACTCCTTGGTCGAAGCGAGCGGAGAGTTAAAGACCATTGCCGGGAGCCTTATGAAGATCGCCAACGACATTCGCTGGCTCGGCTCCGGTCCTCGCTGCGGGCTCGGGGAGATCAATCTTCCGGAAACACAGCCTGGCTCCTCCATCATGCCAGGTAAAGTCAATCCGGTCATTGCCGAATCCGTCACAATGGTCTGCGCCCAGGTGATCGGAAACGATGTGACGGTCACAGTGGGAGGGCAGGCGGCCAACTTCGAACTGATCGTCATGTTGCCGGTCATGGCCTACAATCTCTTCCAATCCATCGAGCTCCTCTCAACCGCCTCAAACAATTTTGCAGTCAAGTGTATCGACGGGATTAAAGCCAATGAGGAACGTTGCCGGAGCTTGATCGAGGAAAGTCTGGCCATGTGCACGGCCCTGGCTCCGGAGATCGGATACGAAGCGGCCGCGAAACTGGCCAAGGATGCCTACAAGTCCGGTAAGACCGTGCGGCAGATGGCCAAGGAACAAAAAGTCCTGTCGGAGAAGCGGCTGACCCGACTGCTCGACCCCTGGCGCATGACTGAACCAGGCGGGCCAGTTGGCAGTGCAGGGGGATAA